The following coding sequences are from one Candidatus Neomarinimicrobiota bacterium window:
- a CDS encoding aldo/keto reductase codes for MQYTRLGKRGPKVSTIGFGAWAIGGMNWGPTDDQVSVNALYAALDAGVTFIDTADVYGFGHSEDLIAQVLKERGKGEVIIATKAGNDFYYAGQETDDGYGAIQQNYKKEYLIEAAEKSLKRLGLETLDILQLHSPDLEKLEHDEPWEALSILKEQGKIQHAGLSIQSFKESEQAHLLDKHSDLLDCIQVRYNLLERKAEKVLFPKALEYGIGVIVRIPMLFGLLSGKFNRKSIFEGDDHRRFNLDHDKLESYLSKMESMTDIYERYPDWSPAQVALRFGISHPACHVSIPGGKTPAQVRENSAASDMPEVTLKKRHGQLG; via the coding sequence ATGCAATACACACGATTAGGTAAACGCGGACCGAAAGTTTCAACCATAGGCTTTGGCGCATGGGCTATTGGAGGCATGAATTGGGGACCCACCGATGATCAGGTCTCAGTAAATGCACTCTATGCGGCGTTGGATGCTGGGGTCACATTCATTGATACTGCAGATGTCTATGGCTTCGGACATTCAGAAGATCTCATTGCTCAAGTACTCAAAGAACGGGGTAAGGGAGAGGTGATCATTGCTACCAAAGCCGGGAATGATTTTTACTATGCCGGACAAGAAACTGATGATGGCTATGGTGCTATTCAGCAGAACTATAAAAAAGAATATTTGATCGAAGCTGCCGAGAAAAGTCTCAAAAGGCTGGGGCTTGAAACACTGGATATCCTTCAATTGCATAGTCCTGATCTGGAAAAGCTGGAACACGATGAACCATGGGAAGCACTATCAATTCTCAAGGAACAAGGCAAGATCCAACACGCCGGACTCTCCATCCAGTCTTTCAAGGAGTCAGAACAAGCCCACCTGCTTGACAAACATTCTGATCTACTGGACTGCATTCAGGTCCGTTACAATCTACTGGAGCGGAAGGCCGAGAAAGTCCTTTTTCCAAAAGCTTTGGAATATGGAATTGGAGTTATTGTACGTATTCCCATGTTATTTGGTCTGTTGAGTGGAAAATTCAATCGCAAAAGCATTTTTGAAGGTGATGATCACCGACGTTTTAATCTGGATCATGACAAGTTGGAGAGTTATCTCAGCAAGATGGAATCAATGACTGATATTTATGAACGCTATCCGGATTGGAGTCCGGCTCAAGTTGCCCTGCGATTTGGAATCTCACATCCAGCCTGCCATGTATCCATACCAGGCGGAAAAACACCAGCGCAAGTCAGGGAAAACAGTGCTGCTTCAGATATGCCGGAAGTCACTTTGAAGAAGAGGCATGGTCAACTTGGATAG